From the genome of Vicia villosa cultivar HV-30 ecotype Madison, WI linkage group LG2, Vvil1.0, whole genome shotgun sequence, one region includes:
- the LOC131651575 gene encoding uncharacterized protein LOC131651575 isoform X2: MQRETKMELLKFSKFKLQLQSLITEVRDLRDRERFATEQHNFQIQKRSEEECSRKILELQSELASVKEERGKLERKVNYIQNDNVMLENKVKELKGTVNSLLQSRENFVIAYEESTSHMKRSIETKDRMLSVLTEKINSHLLLYDSIEKEVFHTKQILDKVQNIVKDKEEVVTSLKNKMDQVCAFEKEFVEHITDLRNKLENKEVESRRKDRVISELEAKLDAAKISNNNQAQIEDLQKTLSAKDAEIKNLVSDKEALHYEVGSLRLILQRFQGTITNMNEEDKMLFSSHLRPKEACTADMEIADNRTEDIAQNNEEKSQEPI, translated from the exons ATGCAAAGAGAAACAAAAATGGAGTTGCTCAAGTTTTCGAAGTTCAAGCTTCAGCTACAATCTCTCATAACCGAAGTTCGAGATCTCAGG GATAGAGAACGCTTCGCCACCgaacaacacaattttcaaatccaG AAGCGGAGTGAGGAAGAGTGTAGCAGAAAGATACTGGAATTGCAGAGTGAGTTGGCTTCTGTTAAAGAAGAGCGCGGGAAGTTGGAGAGGAAG GTAAATTACATACAGAATGATAATGTGATGCTTGAAAATAAGGTGAAAGAGCTGAAGGGAACAGTGAATAGCTTACTTCAGTCCAGGGAGAATTTTGTGATTGCTTATGAG GAATCTACTTCTCATATGAAACGTTCAATTGAAACCAAAGATAGGATGCTTAGTGTCCTCACAGAAAAAATAAACTCTCATCTACTATTATATGATTCTATAGAGAAGGAGGTGTTTCATACCAAGCAAATTCTGGATAAAGTCCAAAACATTGTCAAAGATAAAGAAGAAGTTG TGACCAGCTTGAAAAACAAAATGGACCAGGTCTGTGCATTTGAAAAAGAATTTGTTG AACATATCACTGACCTAAGAAATAAACTGGAAAACAAAGAGGTTGAGTCAAGAAGAAAGGATAGAGTCATCTCAGAACTCGAAGCAAAGCTTGATGCGGCAAAAATTAGCAACAACAACCAAGCTCAAATTGAAGAT CTTCAGAAAACCTTATCGGCAAAGGATGCAGAGATAAAGAATTTAGTTTCAGACAAAGAG GCACTACATTATGAAGTTGGAAGCTTAAGACTCATCTTACAGAGGTTTCAGGGCACTATTACTAATATGAATGAAGAG GACAAAATGTTATTCTCATCACATTTGCGACCTAAAGAAGCTTGTACAGCAGATATGGAGATAGCAGATAATAG GACGGAAGATATTGCTCAAAACAATGAAGAGAAGTCTCAAGAACCTATTTGA
- the LOC131651575 gene encoding uncharacterized protein LOC131651575 isoform X1, whose protein sequence is MQRETKMELLKFSKFKLQLQSLITEVRDLRDRERFATEQHNFQIQKQKRSEEECSRKILELQSELASVKEERGKLERKVNYIQNDNVMLENKVKELKGTVNSLLQSRENFVIAYEESTSHMKRSIETKDRMLSVLTEKINSHLLLYDSIEKEVFHTKQILDKVQNIVKDKEEVVTSLKNKMDQVCAFEKEFVEHITDLRNKLENKEVESRRKDRVISELEAKLDAAKISNNNQAQIEDLQKTLSAKDAEIKNLVSDKEALHYEVGSLRLILQRFQGTITNMNEEDKMLFSSHLRPKEACTADMEIADNRTEDIAQNNEEKSQEPI, encoded by the exons ATGCAAAGAGAAACAAAAATGGAGTTGCTCAAGTTTTCGAAGTTCAAGCTTCAGCTACAATCTCTCATAACCGAAGTTCGAGATCTCAGG GATAGAGAACGCTTCGCCACCgaacaacacaattttcaaatccaG AAGCAGAAGCGGAGTGAGGAAGAGTGTAGCAGAAAGATACTGGAATTGCAGAGTGAGTTGGCTTCTGTTAAAGAAGAGCGCGGGAAGTTGGAGAGGAAG GTAAATTACATACAGAATGATAATGTGATGCTTGAAAATAAGGTGAAAGAGCTGAAGGGAACAGTGAATAGCTTACTTCAGTCCAGGGAGAATTTTGTGATTGCTTATGAG GAATCTACTTCTCATATGAAACGTTCAATTGAAACCAAAGATAGGATGCTTAGTGTCCTCACAGAAAAAATAAACTCTCATCTACTATTATATGATTCTATAGAGAAGGAGGTGTTTCATACCAAGCAAATTCTGGATAAAGTCCAAAACATTGTCAAAGATAAAGAAGAAGTTG TGACCAGCTTGAAAAACAAAATGGACCAGGTCTGTGCATTTGAAAAAGAATTTGTTG AACATATCACTGACCTAAGAAATAAACTGGAAAACAAAGAGGTTGAGTCAAGAAGAAAGGATAGAGTCATCTCAGAACTCGAAGCAAAGCTTGATGCGGCAAAAATTAGCAACAACAACCAAGCTCAAATTGAAGAT CTTCAGAAAACCTTATCGGCAAAGGATGCAGAGATAAAGAATTTAGTTTCAGACAAAGAG GCACTACATTATGAAGTTGGAAGCTTAAGACTCATCTTACAGAGGTTTCAGGGCACTATTACTAATATGAATGAAGAG GACAAAATGTTATTCTCATCACATTTGCGACCTAAAGAAGCTTGTACAGCAGATATGGAGATAGCAGATAATAG GACGGAAGATATTGCTCAAAACAATGAAGAGAAGTCTCAAGAACCTATTTGA